Proteins encoded together in one Prunus dulcis chromosome 3, ALMONDv2, whole genome shotgun sequence window:
- the LOC117620538 gene encoding titin homolog: MAFDYSFTADEMAIDDGLGYPKAYAKLCRDRSSGPYSHGPPFTFMPYCLQQQEDLRARDLEQMFPIIDPKAKPTTRPKIFVSLLWKQLNHLGNAGFDPAVIRVDPYGNVLYYHADSASPLAWDIDHWFPCSRGGLTVPSNLRILQWQACKKKHNMLEFLIPWWDFQLGISVNQFLSIFASSNSDFRHRAFSFLFSDGENEELNSSQNVDSHSFPQHYVESKEHVGLAPAAIVVSRRESYGSSSVLKSLDYNKQIQPYSPPIAARKGNHIVSNENENPNFITNPYQAIVVARDSLKQREQTAKMQGEIQNLDDEVNELRQKNEEEKLTIQNLELTLIKRRRRAEKCRRLAEAQSSYRTTLEKMIRDAMHQSVIYKEQLRLNQAASSALMARLEAQKAICDASEKELHKKYKQRDELETQIRPEWEQARKRSRTDDALAEERESKSVLYLPASKPRRVLHKELRVFLEEEQKASNAALSQSEEDAQIELNEELKRPTKRLSIDNLEEKARYIDALEDENLIENKMRTLEIEERNHKFQFPVLREPDIEEDEESRKQRGKGNVEKWLQILLDGSPEELGPQNENESEIDKTGDIIRKMNLKYPQEVKNLKRPEAVVKKGVPVNDEKGQSIVQEKDGNAHELGTPVRGVDSRKSFEGKERRDQSNGKERKLARSESARAFRRIPSSPSIILGMKKGVDCMRKKPMVTSDDEESYATENNFIKSSMKTIKKAVKL, encoded by the exons atggctttcGATTACTCATTCACAGCAGATGAAATGGCAATTGATGATGgtcttgggtacccaaaagcctACGCGAAGCTCTGCCGTGATCGCAGTTCTGGACCTTACAGCCATGGCCCTCCTTTCACTTTCATGCCTTACTGTCTGCAGCAACAGGAG GATTTGAGAGCAAGAGATTTAGAGCAGATGTTTCCCATTATCGACCCGAAAGCAAAACCTACTACCAGGCCCAAGATTTTTGTTAGTCTGTTGTGGAAGCAGCTCAACCACCTTGG GAATGCTGGCTTTGATCCTGCAGTAATTCGAGTCGATCCGTATGGCAATGTTCTGTATTACCATGCTGATTCTGCTTCTCCTCTTGCTTGGGACATAGATCATTGGTTTCCTTGCTCAA GGGGAGGATTGACTGTCCCAAGCAATTTGAGGATACTACAGTGGCAAGCCTGCAAGAAGAAGCATAATATGCTAGAATTTCTCATTCCATGGTGGGATTTTCAGTTGGGTATATCAGTGAACCAGTTCTTATCCATATTTGCTTCTTCCAACTCAGATTTCAG GCACAGAGCATTCTCATTTCTCTTCTCTGACGGTGAAAATGAGGAACTCAATTCTTCACAGAATGTAGATTCTCATTCTTTTCCGCAACATTACGTGGAATCTAAAGAGCATGTGGGCCTAGCTCCGGCTGCCATTGTGGTATCTCGAAGGGAGTCATATGGCTCTTCATCTGTTTTGAAATCCCTGGACTACAATAAGCAGATACAGCCATACTCTCCTCCAATTG CTGCAAGAAAAGGGAATCATATTGTTTCGAACGAAAATGAGAACCCGAACTTCATTACAAACCCATACCAAGCCATTGTCGTGGCAAGAGATTCCTTAAAACAAAGAGAACAAACTGCAAAGATGCAGGGAGAGATACAAAATCTGGATGATGAAGTGAATGAATTGAGGCAAAAAAACGAAGAGGAAAAGCTCACCATTCAAAACTTGGAACTGACATTGATAAAGCGTAGGAGAAGAGCAGAGAAGTGCCGGCGGCTAGCAGAGGCACAATCATCATATAGGACTACACTCGAAAAGATGATTCGAGATGCTATGCACCA GTCTGTCATTTATAAAGAGCAGTTGAGACTGAACCAGGCTGCAAGTAGTGCACTCATGGCAAGACTTGAGGCGCAAAAGGCAATATGTGATGCCTCAGAGAAAGaacttcataaaaaatacaaacaaagaGATGAGCTTGAGACACAGATAAGGCCTGAGTGGGAACAAGCAAGGAAGAGATCAAGAACGGATGATGCCTTagctgaggagagagaaagtaaGTCAGTTCTTTATCTACCAGCAAGCAAGCCAAGAAGAGTTTTACACAAGGAACTAAGAGTGTTTCTAGAGGAAGAACAGAAGGCATCTAATGCTGCTTTATCACAGAGTGAAGAAGATGCGCAAATAGAGCTAAACGAGGAACTGAAAAGACCCACAAAACGATTGTCTATTGACAACCTTGAGGAGAAGGCCAGGTACATTGATGCATTAGAGGATGAGAACTTAATAGAGAATAAAATGAGGACACTGGAAATAGAAGAGAGGAATcacaaatttcaatttcctGTCCTTCGAGAACCAGATATTGAGGAGGATGAAGAAAGCAGGAAACAGCGTGGGAAGGGGAATGTAGAGAAGTGGCTTCAAATTCTGTTAGACGGTTCTCCAGAAGAGTTGGGTCCTcagaatgaaaatgaaagtgaaaTAGACAAAACTGGTGAtataatcagaaaaatgaatttGAAGTATCCACAGGAGGTCAAGAATCTGAAGCGTCCCGAAGCGGTTGTCAAAAAAGGTGTGCCGGTTAATGATGAAAAGGGGCAGTCAATTGTCCAAGAGAAGGATGGCAATGCACATGAACTGGGTACTCCTGTTAGGGGAGTTGATAGCAGGAAGAGTTTTGAAGGGAAGGAAAGAAGGGATCAGAGTAatggaaaggaaagaaaacttGCAAGGTCTGAGAGTGCCAGAGCCTTTCGACGAATTCCATCGTCTCCGTCTATAATATTGGGCATGAAAAAGGGTGTTGACTGCATGCGAAAGAAGCCCATGGTAACTAGTGATGATGAGGAGAGCTATGCTACAGAAAACAACTTTATAAAGTCATCCATGAAGACAATCAAGAAAGCAGTGAAATTGTGA
- the LOC117622407 gene encoding pentatricopeptide repeat-containing protein At1g15510, chloroplastic, translated as MQNPVGRQCSRSSKMAVSAQSSQIPHTQHLPNPQLPKTHKLETLCFSHKLQTHQMSFRKTQEMTVCSTSSISTQNPNSDLNELCRHGNLEKALKLLDSMQELQIKVEEDAYIALVRLCEWKRTHEEGARVYSYASNSTTLLSVKLGNALLSMFVRFGNLVDAWYVFGRMGERDVFSWNVLVGGYAKAGFFDEALNLYHRMLWVGIVPDVYTFPCVLRTCGGVPDLARGREIHVHVIRFGFESDVDVVNALITMYVKCSAVGSARMLFDRMPRRDRISWNAMISGYFENGEFFEGLRLFLMMHESSVYPDLMTMTSLISACELLGDCKLGREIHGFVMRTEFAEDVSVCNALIQMYSIIGHFEEAEKVFSRMEYKDVVSWTSMISCYGNNALPDKAVESYRMMEREGIMPDEITIASVLSACACLGNLDMGMKLHELAYRTGFISYVIVANTLIDMYCKCKCVDKALEVFHGIPGKNVISWTSIILGLRINNRCFEALIFFRQMKLSLKPNSVTLVSVLSACARIGALMCGKEIHAHALRTGVAFDGYLPNALLDMYVRCGRMGSAWNQFNYNKKDVAAWNILLTGYAQRGQGRHAVELFNRMVESHVDPDEITFISLLCACSRSGMVGEGLEYFRSMKLNYSITPNLKHYACIVDLLGCAGQLDDAHEFIRKMPINPDPAIWGALLNACMIHKQVELGELAAHQILKMDTEGVGYYVLICNFYAQCGKWEEVAIVRKMMKKRGLTVDPGCSWVEVKGKVHAFLSGDNFHPQIKELNAVMEGFYEKMRSLGFREPESSPTDEVEAFKAEIFCGHSERLAVAFGLINTAPGMPIWVTKNLYMCQSCHSTIKFISKVVRREISVRDTEKFHHFKDGSCTCGDEGY; from the coding sequence ATGCAAAACCCTGTGGGAAGACAATGCTCTCGGAGTTCAAAAATGGCAGTTTCAGCTCAAAGCTCTCAAATTCCTCACACCCAACACCTTCCCAATCCTCAATTGCCCAAGACCCACAAGCTCGAAACCCTTTGTTTCTCTCACAAGCtccaaacccaccaaatgtCCTTTAGAAAAACCCAAGAAATGACAGTCTGCAGCACCTCCTCTATCTCCACACAGAACCCGAACTCCGATTTGAACGAGCTTTGCCGCCATGGGAACCTTGAAAAAGCTCTGAAGCTCTTGGATTCAATGCAGGAGCTTCAAATTAAAGTGGAAGAAGATGCTTACATTGCTTTGGTTAGGCTGTGTGAGTGGAAGAGAACACACGAGGAAGGTGCTCGTGTGTACTCTTATGCATCGAATTCCACGACCCTTTTGAGTGTTAAGCTTGGTAATGCCTTGTTGAGCATGTTTGTGAGGTTTGGTAATTTGGTTGATGCTTGGTATGTGTTTGGGAGAATGGGGGAGAGGGACGTGTTTTCTTGGAATGTTTTGGTTGGTGGGTATGCGAAAGCTGGGTTCTTTGATGAGGCTTTGAATTTGTATCACAGAATGTTGTGGGTTGGGATTGTGCCTGATGTGTATACATTTCCTTGTGTTCTTAGGACTTGTGGGGGAGTCCCGGACTTGGCGAGGGGAAGGGAGATTCATGTACACGTGATTAGATTTGGCTTTGAGTCGGATGTTGATGTGGTTAATGCTTTGATTACAATGTATGTAAAATGTAGTGCCGTTGGTAGTGCACGGATGTTGTTTGATAGAATGCCTAGGAGGGATAGGATCTCGTGGAATGCTATGATTTCGGGGTATTTTGAAAATGGAGAATTTTTTGAAGGATTGAGATTGTTTCTCATGATGCATGAATCTTCAGTTTATCCGGATTTGATGACTATGACTAGCTTGATATCTGCTTGTGAGCTTCTTGGTGACTGTAAGTTAGGGAGGGAAATCCATGGTTTTGTCATGAGAACAGAGTTTGCGGAGGATGTTTCAGTGTGTAATGCTTTAATTCAGATGTATTCAATCATTGGGCATTTTGAGGAAGCAGAAAAAGTTTTTTCTAGAATGGAATATAAAGATGTGGTGTCATGGACATCGATGATTTCGTGTTATGGTAATAATGCACTGCCTGACAAGGCTGTGGAATCCTACAGAATGATGGAGCGAGAGGGTATCATGCCAGATGAAATAACCATAGCCAGTGTTCTATCTGCTTGCGCTTGTTTAGGGAATTTAGATATGGGTATGAAGCTTCATGAGCTTGCTTACAGAACTGGGTTCATATCATATGTGATAGTTGCCAATACGCTCATTGATATGTATTGTAAGTGTAAATGCGTTGATAAGGCTTTGGAAGTGTTCCATGGCATCCCAGGAAAGAATGTCATATCTTGGACTTCAATCATACTTGGCCTTCGGATCAATAATCGGTGCTTCGaggctttgattttctttcgGCAAATGAAACTCAGTCTAAAACCAAATTCTGTTACCTTGGTTTCTGTCCTGTCTGCTTGTGCTAGAATAGGAGCTTTGATGTGTGGAAAGGAAATTCATGCCCATGCATTAAGGACTGGTGTAGCATTTGATGGTTATTTACCTAATGCGCTTCTAGACATGTATGTAAGGTGTGGAAGGATGGGATCTGCATGGAACCAGTTTAACTATAACAAAAAGGATGTTGCGGCATGGAATATCCTTCTAACTGGCTATGCACAGAGGGGGCAAGGAAGGCATGCCGTCGAGCTATTTAACCGTATGGTTGAGTCTCATGTAGATCCAGATGAGATCACATTTATTTCATTGTTATGTGCTTGTAGTAGGTCTGGCATGGTTGGCGAAGGTTTGGAGTATTTTAGAAGCATGAAACTTAATTATTCCATCACACCTAATCTCAAGCACTATGCTTGCATTGTTGATCTACTTGGTTGTGCTGGGCAATTGGATGATGCTCACGAGTTTATACGGAAGATGCCTATAAATCCAGATCCAGCTATATGGGGAGCCTTGTTGAATGCATGCATGATCCACAAGCAGGTTGAACTTGGTGAACTTGCAGCtcatcaaattttaaaaatggatACAGAAGGTGTTGGGTATTATGTACTTATCTGTAATTTCTATGCTCAATGCGGTAAGTGGGAAGAAGTTGCAATAGTAagaaagatgatgaagaaaagGGGCCTGACTGTAGATCCTGGGTGCAGTTGGGTGGAAGTAAAGGGAAAGGTTCATGCTTTCCTAAGTGGTGATAATTTCCACCCTCAAATAAAGGAACTTAATGCAGTTATGGAGGGATTTTATGAGAAAATGAGATCACTGGGATTCAGAGAGCCCGAAAGCAGTCCTACAGATGAAGTTGAAGCTTTTAAAGCTGAGATTTTTTGTGGACACAGTGAGAGACTAGCAGTTGCATTTGGGCTCATTAATACAGCTCCTGGGATGCCAATATGGGTGACTAAGAACCTTTACATGTGCCAAAGCTGCCACAGTACTATCAAATTTATCTCTAAGGTTGTGCGTCGGGAGATTTCTGTAAGAGATACTGAAAAGTTTCACCATTTTAAGGATGGCTCCTGCACTTGTGGGGATGAAGGTTACTAG
- the LOC117622559 gene encoding root phototropism protein 3, whose product MTKNQDLQESVTLPGKPSPFAAECWFDDACILDMDYFVKTLAGIKAKGVRPDLIGSIITHYASKWLPDLSGEALSDQRSLISLQSSPESVTALWMRKRFFVETLVGVLPPEKDSIPCNFLLRLLRTANMVGVEPTYRAELEKRISWQLDQALLKELMIPSFSHTCGTLLDVELVIRLVKRFVNLDETAKSGAAMVKVAKLVDCYLAEAAMDAYLSLNEFAALAGAVPSHARAMDDGLYRAIDTYLKAHPGVSKQDRKSLCRLIDCRKLSPEASLHAAQNERLPVRAVIQVLFSEQNKLHRHIDWSGSFSASTRSPNPFLDAPSWSLSKREMNAMQMEIRKLKEEVLRLQSQCSSMQVQAERKEKKKAGIFKWSRNLGIMPSFRSAGVVKINEGGDGNVEYGKQTPMDMKTRLVRARATPKWRNSLS is encoded by the exons atGACGAAAAACCAAGACTTGCAAGAATCCGTCACTTTACCGGGAAAACCCTCCCCATTTGCAGCCGAATGCTGGTTCGATGACGCTTGTATCCTCGACATGGACTACTTTGTCAAAACCCTAGCCGGCATCAAAGCCAAAGGCGTACGTCCCGACCTCATCGGCTCCATAATCACCCACTACGCCTCCAAATGGCTCCCGGACCTCTCCGGAGAAGCCCTCTCCGACCAAAGAAGCCTAATTAGCTTACAGTCCTCCCCGGAATCCGTCACCGCCTTGTGGATGAGAAAACGCTTCTTCGTCGAAACCCTAGTCGGCGTCCTCCCCCCGGAGAAGGACTCCATCCCATGCAACTTCCTCCTCCGCCTCCTACGCACCGCCAACATGGTTGGGGTGGAGCCCACGTACCGCGCCGAGCTTGAAAAGAGGATATCGTGGCAGCTGGACCAAGCCTTGTTGAAGGAGCTCATGATACCTTCTTTTAGTCACACGTGCGGTACTTTGCTGGACGTTGAGCTTGTGATTAGGTTGGTGAAGAGGTTTGTGAACTTGGATGAGACTGCTAAGAGCGGAGCTGCCATGGTCAAGGTGGCAAAGCTTGTGGATTGTTATCTTGCTGAAGCCGCCATGGATGCATATTTGAGCTTGAATGAGTTTGCGGCGCTTGCTGGAGCTGTGCCTAGCCACGCCCGTGCCATGGATGATGGGTTGTACAGAGCCATTGATACTTATCTCAAA GCACATCCTGGAGTATCCAAGCAAGATCGAAAGAGTCTTTGTAGGCTAATCGACTGTCGAAAGCTCTCCCCAGAGGCATCTCTCCATGCTGCACAAAACGAACGCCTACCTGTCCGGGCAGTGATCCAAGTCCTCTTCTCAGAGCAAAACAAGCTTCACAGGCACATTGATTGGAGTGGCTCGTTCAGTGCCAGCACCAGAAGCCCAAACCCCTTTCTTGACGCCCCATCTTGGTCCCTCTCGAAGCGCGAAATGAATGCGATGCAAATGGAGATAAGGAAATTGAAAGAAGAGGTGCTCAGGCTTCAAAGCCAGTGCAGCTCCATGCAAGTGCAGGcagagaggaaagagaaaaagaaagctggGATTTTCAAGTGGAGTAGGAATTTAGGGATAATGCCTTCGTTTAGGAGTGCGGGTGTGGTGAAGATTAATGAGGGTGGAGATGGGAATGTTGAGTATGGGAAACAAACGCCTATGGATATGAAGACCAGGTTGGTTAGAGCTAGAGCTACTCCAAAGTGGAGAAACTCTTTATCTTAG